The genomic interval GCAAGACCTACGTGGTGGTGAACGACTTCGGGAAGTTGCGCGGGCTCTTCGGGGAGTTGCTCCGCGAGGTGCAGCGCATCAAGTCGGAGGGTGACTACGAAGCGGGCAAGGAGCTTGTGGAGCGCTACGGCGTGCAGGTGGACCCGACACTTCACAACGAGGTGCTGGAGCGCTACGAGGCCCTGCACATCGAGCCTTACGGCGGTTTCGTGAACCCGGAGTATGAGCTCGTCGAGCAGGACGGCAAGGTCGTCGACGTGAAGGTCAGCTACCCGGCCAATTACGTGGAGCAGATGCTCGACTACTCGAAGAACTACTCCTACCTTCCGAACGTCAACTGACGCGTCGCGCAAGGAACGACAAAAGGGCCGTGCGGAGGCACGGCCCTTTTTGTGCCCGGAAGCCAGCCCGAAGGTCTGCCCGAAAACCTGCTCCTCGGGTGATTGCCGACTCGGGGATCTCCTCTCCGCAAAAAAAGGACGCACCCTTGTCAATAAGGAGTGCGTCCCGGGTGTTCCGATCTCCGGAAGCCTTATTCGGCGACCTCTTCGAACTGGTCCTTGCCGACGCCGCAGACGGGGCAAACCCAGTCTTCGGGAATCTCTTCGAACGCCGTTCCGGGGGCGATACCTCCGTCGGGATCGCCGACTGCCGGGTCGTAAACCCAGTCGCAGACTACACAACGATACTTTTTCATCTTTTTCGTGTTTTAAATGGTGAATAATGGTGTGGATATGCAAATAGATTGCCGGAATCACTCCGGCCGGGTTTCGGTTGTTCTGCCCGCCGCTTCCCGATGTCTTTCGGCGCCATTCCGGCTGTTTCCCGACTCCTGGGCCTCCTGTTCCGGGCCCTCCTCTTCCTCGTCGACCTCATCGTCATTGGGGCGGTTTCCGCCGGGCGGGGTGAGTTCGGCGACCAGCCGGTCGGCATCGGCGCACGAGACGTAGAGCCGGTCGTCGTAAATATCGGTGACCTCGACGAAATTGCGCCACTCCGAGGCGTAGATCCTCACGCGGTCGAGCCTCCGCAGGTCGATGAAATGCCCGTAGTATCCGAAGAATCCGTATCCGCCGAAGATGGGCAGGAACCACTTCATGCGGCGTGTCTCGACGCGGCGCACCGAGGCGATTTCGTCGCGGCGGATCTCGGTGATGTCCAACAGGCAGCGCACCTCGACGCGATCGTCCGAGACAACGATCTTGCGGGGAATCGAGAGGGCCATCAGGGCGATCAGGGCGACGATGAACGAGGTGAACCATGCCGAGAGATAACCCCCTTCGTAGAGGTGGTAGAGCGCCCAGCCCAGCAGTGCGAAGACGGCCAGGTAGAAGATCGACACGTAGATCGTGCGACGGGAAAAACGGTATTTGTAGACGCTCAGCATCGGTTGGTTTGCGAATGGTTGGTATTCGGGTTTGTCCGGTCGGGGTTATTCCGTCTGTTCGAGGCGCCGGTCATTGGCTGCGGCTTCTGCGGCTTCTGCGGCCTCTGCGGCGGCCTCCTGGCGGGCGGCGAGGATGGCTTCGGCGATGGCGAAATCCTCGGGGGTGGTGAGTTTGAGGTTACTGCGTTCGCCCGGTGCGAGCGAGACGGGGTAACCGGCGGCCTCCACGACCGAGGCATCGTCGGTGAAACTGCTCCGGAACTCCGCGCCGTAGGCTTCGCGCAGGAGCCAGCTCCGGAAGACCTGAGGGGTCTGCACGATGCGCAGGCGGGTGCGGTCGACGGGGTGCGAGCGGGGATCCGCAGCCTGTTCCGATCCGGCATCCAGCTCGCGGAACGAATCGACGGGCTCCACGACGGGAATGGCGGCTCCGTACCGTATGGCCGTCTCGACCACACGGCGGATCATCTCCGCCGTGCCGAGCGGGCGCACGCCATCCTGGACGGCAATCAGGTCGGGATCGCTCTTCAGGGCCTGTAGCCCGCAGCGCACCGAGTCGAAACGCTCGGAGCCACCCGCCGTGATGCGGTGCGGCGCCACGTCGAAACGGGCCTTGAGGTTCTCC from uncultured Alistipes sp. carries:
- the rd gene encoding rubredoxin; translated protein: MKKYRCVVCDWVYDPAVGDPDGGIAPGTAFEEIPEDWVCPVCGVGKDQFEEVAE
- a CDS encoding PH domain-containing protein, translating into MLSVYKYRFSRRTIYVSIFYLAVFALLGWALYHLYEGGYLSAWFTSFIVALIALMALSIPRKIVVSDDRVEVRCLLDITEIRRDEIASVRRVETRRMKWFLPIFGGYGFFGYYGHFIDLRRLDRVRIYASEWRNFVEVTDIYDDRLYVSCADADRLVAELTPPGGNRPNDDEVDEEEEGPEQEAQESGNSRNGAERHREAAGRTTETRPE
- the ispD gene encoding 2-C-methyl-D-erythritol 4-phosphate cytidylyltransferase, with product MERTAVIIVAGGSGRRMGEGIPKQFRLLGGEPVLARTIGTFAAALPGAEIAVVLPEQHIPFWENLKARFDVAPHRITAGGSERFDSVRCGLQALKSDPDLIAVQDGVRPLGTAEMIRRVVETAIRYGAAIPVVEPVDSFRELDAGSEQAADPRSHPVDRTRLRIVQTPQVFRSWLLREAYGAEFRSSFTDDASVVEAAGYPVSLAPGERSNLKLTTPEDFAIAEAILAARQEAAAEAAEAAEAAANDRRLEQTE